In the Natronolimnobius baerhuensis genome, one interval contains:
- a CDS encoding methyltransferase family protein gives MIDAVFTTVRADSLTTFVFVLGVGLVTLNLAGIVASALGLANYWPPGERGWQFYTHWTISQALNVLLPVLAYLTWNTLGLPRIPSLLAGVSLFVGGFAVAIAAGYDLGVEETKGLSGELRTGGWYRYSRNPQYVGYIAATVGFALLTNSLLVTIICAIYFVWWLALPFAEEPWLREQYGNAYERYAERVPRFVGVQTIRALVGNRSEETAVSDGS, from the coding sequence ATGATCGATGCCGTCTTCACGACTGTCAGGGCGGACTCGCTGACGACGTTCGTATTCGTCCTCGGCGTCGGACTGGTCACGTTGAACCTCGCGGGTATTGTTGCGAGTGCTCTCGGCTTGGCCAACTACTGGCCGCCCGGCGAACGAGGGTGGCAGTTTTACACACATTGGACGATCTCACAGGCGCTCAACGTACTCTTGCCTGTCCTTGCATATCTCACCTGGAACACGCTCGGTCTCCCGCGGATACCATCTCTTCTCGCAGGAGTGAGTTTATTCGTCGGTGGGTTTGCCGTCGCTATCGCTGCCGGGTACGACCTCGGCGTCGAGGAGACGAAAGGCCTCTCTGGCGAGTTACGAACCGGCGGCTGGTATCGCTACTCGAGAAATCCTCAGTACGTCGGCTACATCGCTGCAACGGTTGGGTTTGCACTTCTCACGAACTCGCTGTTGGTGACGATCATCTGTGCGATCTACTTCGTGTGGTGGCTCGCGCTTCCCTTTGCCGAGGAACCGTGGCTGCGAGAGCAGTACGGCAACGCGTACGAACGCTATGCGGAGCGTGTGCCGCGGTTCGTCGGGGTACAGACGATTCGTGCACTCGTCGGGAACCGATCAGAAGAGACGGCGGTCAGCGACGGTAGCTGA
- a CDS encoding sugar phosphate isomerase/epimerase family protein yields MTSFNCGLQSIVFGEGTLEDVLDSLETADTDLETLELWDRHLPPTDDPDERLEIQQLLEEAAIDVCGYGVVDLETPEDAREYIAFADWLDADYITVNYPPDRDEITEELLALAETFEIDVAIHNYSSVHHDDLSRVFSSIDDVREVLEAYDHPRLGVCIDTGHFLVESVDPADVIPAVGDRIVATHLKDTSEAELEDVPGSGVLDLERIVSLLGDHADPDTPLIIEYELPEDRRLEALQAGERNVREALETADAGSDSR; encoded by the coding sequence ATGACATCGTTCAACTGTGGGCTCCAGAGCATCGTCTTCGGTGAGGGAACACTTGAGGACGTTCTCGACTCACTCGAGACAGCCGATACCGACCTCGAGACGCTCGAACTCTGGGACCGGCATCTGCCGCCGACCGACGATCCGGACGAGCGACTCGAGATCCAACAGCTGCTCGAGGAAGCGGCCATCGACGTCTGTGGCTACGGCGTCGTCGACCTCGAAACTCCCGAGGACGCCCGCGAGTATATCGCGTTCGCAGACTGGCTCGACGCCGACTACATCACGGTCAACTATCCGCCGGATCGGGACGAGATTACCGAGGAACTGCTCGCCCTTGCCGAGACGTTCGAGATCGACGTTGCGATTCATAACTACTCGTCGGTGCACCACGACGACCTCTCGAGGGTGTTTTCGTCCATTGACGACGTCCGCGAGGTGCTCGAGGCGTACGACCATCCGCGACTCGGCGTCTGCATCGACACTGGGCACTTCCTTGTCGAGTCGGTCGATCCGGCGGATGTGATCCCCGCTGTCGGCGACCGAATCGTCGCCACCCACCTCAAGGACACCTCCGAGGCGGAACTCGAGGACGTACCCGGATCGGGAGTGCTCGACCTCGAGCGGATCGTCTCTCTCCTTGGCGACCACGCCGACCCGGATACGCCGCTGATTATCGAGTACGAACTCCCCGAGGACCGACGACTCGAGGCGCTCCAGGCGGGTGAGCGAAACGTTCGTGAGGCACTCGAAACTGCCGATGCCGGTTCGGACAGCCGCTAA
- a CDS encoding arsenate-mycothiol transferase ArsC produces MAPDTRIALICVQNAGRSQMATAYAERERTERDLEDHIEIISGGTHPAEAVHDVVIEAMGEDDIDLSNRTPQAVSEAELESCDYVATMGCSTLDLEADTDVRDWDLPDPHGEDLETAHSIREDVRARVADLFDELEAESA; encoded by the coding sequence ATGGCTCCCGACACCCGAATCGCGCTCATCTGCGTACAAAATGCCGGTCGCAGCCAGATGGCGACCGCCTACGCCGAGCGAGAACGCACCGAGCGCGACCTCGAGGACCACATCGAGATCATCTCCGGTGGCACACACCCAGCCGAGGCTGTTCACGATGTCGTGATCGAGGCCATGGGCGAGGATGACATCGACCTCTCGAATCGAACGCCACAGGCGGTCTCCGAGGCAGAACTCGAGAGCTGTGACTACGTCGCGACGATGGGCTGTTCGACGCTTGATCTCGAGGCAGATACTGACGTTCGAGACTGGGACCTCCCCGATCCACACGGGGAAGACCTCGAGACGGCCCACTCGATTCGGGAGGATGTCCGCGCTCGCGTCGCGGACTTATTCGACGAACTCGAAGCCGAGAGTGCATAA
- the thrS gene encoding threonine--tRNA ligase → MSDSDSDANAGEQLTVVLPDGSELAVDDGATVEDCAYEIGPGLGSDTVAGKLDGDLVAKEAPAYDGAELEIITEGSDESLRVMRHSASHCLAQAVERLYDEETVKLAIGPPTDEGFYYDFDNLDIDESDLRDLEAEIEEIIAADYEIEREDVSIEEAEERLADEPYKLELLEELADDGQQVTFYKQGEWEDLCAGPHVESTGEIGVVKLLEIAGAYWRGDEENEMQTRIYGTAFEDESDLEDFIERKEEAEKRDHRKIGSEMNLFSIQDVTGPGLPLYHPPGKTVLKELEDFVEDLNQDAGYDYVETPHVFKTDLWHRSGHYENYADDMFIFDVGDDEFGLKPMNCPGHAAIFQDQSWSYRDLPIRYAENGKVYRKEQRGELSGLSRVWAFTIDDGHLFIRPDQIEQEVEEIMDMITDVLETFDLEYEMALATRPEKSVGSDDIWEHAEEQLENVLEKRNLEYEVEEGDGAFYGPKIDFAFEDAIGRAWDGPTVQLDFNMPDRFDLSYVGEDNEEHEPVMIHRALYGSYERFFMMLIEHYEGRFPLWLAPEQVRVLPISDANLGYAHRVANEFDDFRAEVDGRDSTLERKIRAAHDDRVPYQIIVGDNEEEAGNISVRDRFEDQEYDVEIAAFRSHLEGEVDEQRTEPDFLQD, encoded by the coding sequence ATGTCAGACTCAGACTCAGACGCGAACGCAGGGGAACAACTCACGGTCGTCCTCCCAGACGGCTCGGAACTCGCCGTCGACGACGGCGCGACGGTCGAAGACTGCGCCTACGAAATCGGCCCGGGACTCGGCAGCGACACCGTCGCCGGGAAACTCGACGGCGACCTCGTCGCCAAAGAAGCACCCGCCTACGACGGTGCCGAACTCGAGATCATCACCGAAGGCAGCGACGAATCGCTGCGCGTCATGCGCCACTCGGCCTCGCACTGTCTCGCACAGGCCGTCGAGCGCCTCTACGACGAGGAAACGGTCAAACTCGCCATCGGCCCGCCAACCGACGAGGGCTTTTACTACGACTTCGACAACCTCGACATCGACGAGTCCGATCTCCGCGACCTCGAGGCCGAAATCGAGGAAATCATCGCCGCAGACTACGAGATCGAACGGGAAGACGTCTCCATCGAGGAGGCCGAAGAACGCCTCGCAGACGAACCGTACAAACTCGAACTCCTCGAGGAACTCGCCGACGACGGCCAGCAGGTCACCTTCTACAAACAGGGCGAGTGGGAAGACCTCTGTGCCGGCCCGCACGTCGAGTCGACGGGCGAAATCGGCGTCGTCAAACTGCTCGAGATCGCTGGCGCGTACTGGCGCGGCGACGAGGAAAACGAAATGCAGACGCGCATCTACGGCACCGCGTTCGAAGACGAGAGCGACCTCGAGGACTTCATAGAGCGCAAGGAAGAAGCCGAGAAACGAGATCACCGAAAGATCGGGTCCGAGATGAACCTGTTCTCGATTCAGGACGTGACCGGCCCCGGACTGCCGCTGTATCACCCGCCCGGAAAGACGGTCCTGAAAGAACTCGAGGACTTCGTCGAGGACCTCAATCAGGACGCCGGCTACGACTACGTCGAGACGCCCCACGTCTTCAAGACGGATCTGTGGCACCGCTCGGGCCACTACGAGAACTACGCCGACGACATGTTCATCTTTGACGTCGGCGACGACGAATTTGGCCTGAAGCCGATGAACTGTCCGGGACACGCAGCCATCTTCCAGGACCAATCCTGGTCGTACCGTGACCTCCCCATCCGCTACGCGGAGAACGGCAAAGTGTATCGGAAAGAACAGCGCGGCGAGTTGTCGGGACTCTCGAGAGTCTGGGCCTTTACCATCGACGACGGCCACCTGTTTATCCGCCCCGACCAGATCGAACAGGAAGTCGAAGAGATCATGGACATGATCACGGACGTCCTCGAGACGTTCGACTTAGAGTACGAGATGGCACTCGCTACGCGCCCCGAGAAGTCCGTCGGGAGCGACGACATCTGGGAGCACGCAGAGGAGCAACTCGAGAACGTCCTCGAAAAGCGCAACCTCGAGTACGAGGTCGAGGAGGGCGACGGCGCGTTCTACGGGCCGAAAATCGACTTCGCGTTCGAGGACGCTATCGGTCGCGCCTGGGACGGTCCGACGGTCCAACTGGACTTCAACATGCCCGACCGCTTTGACCTCTCCTACGTCGGCGAGGACAACGAGGAACACGAACCCGTCATGATCCACCGCGCGCTCTATGGCAGCTACGAACGGTTCTTCATGATGCTCATCGAGCACTACGAGGGCCGATTCCCGCTCTGGCTCGCACCAGAACAGGTCCGCGTCCTCCCAATTTCGGACGCGAACCTCGGCTACGCCCACCGCGTCGCAAACGAGTTCGACGACTTCCGTGCCGAGGTCGACGGTCGCGACTCCACGCTCGAGCGAAAGATCCGCGCGGCCCACGACGACCGCGTCCCCTACCAGATCATCGTCGGCGACAACGAAGAAGAGGCTGGCAACATCTCGGTTCGAGACCGCTTCGAGGACCAGGAGTACGACGTCGAGATTGCGGCGTTCCGCAGCCATCTCGAGGGCGAGGTCGACGAGCAGCGGACGGAGCCGGACTTCCTGCAGGACTGA
- a CDS encoding serine/threonine-protein kinase RIO2, which translates to MVRNVAGVLPELEDEDFYLLSGVEQGMRFSEWVQREKLSEFASLTDEEVDYRLERCLKRGLIEKKTIQYEGYTLQFEGYDTLALRALVEQDTISEFGSPLGVGKESDVYEVRSYKPHALKYHREGYTNFREVHKERDYTSDRDHVSWMYTARKAAEREYDILESLYPDVSVPQPIGQNRHAIVMEKMEGVELSQTKLEDEQVIGVLDLLLSEIARAYDHGYVHADMSEYNVFVDEGGVTIFDWPQAIPTDHENATEFLRRDLTNAIGYFRRKYPQHIPDDLEAEPVAAAIERGSFESVMAILE; encoded by the coding sequence ATGGTGCGGAATGTCGCCGGGGTACTCCCGGAGCTCGAGGACGAGGACTTCTATCTCCTCTCCGGTGTCGAACAGGGGATGCGCTTCTCCGAGTGGGTCCAGCGGGAGAAACTCTCGGAGTTCGCCAGCCTCACCGACGAGGAGGTCGACTACCGCCTCGAGCGATGTTTGAAACGCGGGTTGATCGAGAAGAAAACGATTCAGTACGAGGGCTACACCCTGCAGTTCGAGGGCTACGATACACTCGCCTTGCGGGCGCTCGTCGAGCAGGATACGATTTCGGAATTTGGCTCGCCACTCGGCGTCGGCAAGGAAAGCGACGTCTACGAAGTGCGCTCGTACAAACCCCACGCGCTGAAGTACCACCGTGAGGGCTATACCAACTTCCGGGAAGTCCACAAGGAACGCGATTACACGTCCGACCGCGACCACGTCTCCTGGATGTACACCGCGCGCAAGGCCGCCGAGCGCGAGTACGACATCCTCGAGTCGCTGTATCCCGATGTGTCGGTTCCCCAGCCCATCGGCCAGAACCGCCACGCCATCGTCATGGAGAAGATGGAGGGGGTCGAACTCTCGCAGACAAAACTCGAGGACGAGCAAGTAATTGGCGTCCTCGATCTCCTACTCTCGGAGATCGCGCGCGCGTACGATCATGGCTACGTCCACGCGGACATGAGCGAGTACAACGTCTTCGTCGATGAGGGCGGAGTGACGATTTTCGACTGGCCTCAGGCGATTCCGACGGATCACGAGAACGCAACGGAGTTCCTCCGGCGTGATCTGACCAATGCTATCGGCTACTTCCGACGCAAGTACCCCCAGCACATCCCGGACGATCTCGAGGCCGAGCCGGTTGCGGCTGCGATTGAGCGAGGATCGTTCGAGTCGGTGATGGCAATCCTCGAGTAA
- a CDS encoding helix-turn-helix domain-containing protein — protein MKYCTVRLSQPDWMLHPMQRFIREESVVRYEELQAWAIATGDALEYELFYVEAAREPYEDALAAVDSVRWYDLTPIDDDSFYVYICQETRGEDVRWREAFAALNLVVIPPIVYDPTAAFYMTVVGSGDNLQAMLEGLPDEIDVTVRAIGDYDRRHAPLVGDLTDRQLEAVEVAVDVGYFDVPREAGVRDVADELGCAPSTAATLLQKAQARVMRRLTERYGRTAGDVSPHVRALL, from the coding sequence ATGAAATACTGCACCGTTCGACTCTCTCAGCCCGACTGGATGCTCCACCCGATGCAGCGGTTCATCCGCGAGGAAAGCGTCGTTCGGTACGAGGAACTGCAGGCGTGGGCCATTGCCACTGGCGACGCTCTCGAGTACGAACTATTCTACGTCGAAGCCGCCCGCGAGCCGTACGAGGACGCGCTCGCTGCTGTCGATTCGGTTCGTTGGTACGATCTGACCCCAATCGACGACGATTCGTTCTACGTCTACATCTGCCAAGAGACCCGCGGCGAGGACGTTCGCTGGCGTGAGGCCTTCGCGGCGCTAAATCTCGTCGTTATCCCGCCCATCGTCTACGACCCCACCGCGGCGTTCTACATGACGGTCGTCGGCAGCGGCGACAATCTGCAAGCGATGCTCGAGGGCCTGCCGGACGAAATCGACGTCACGGTCCGTGCTATCGGTGACTACGACCGCCGCCACGCGCCGCTCGTCGGCGATCTCACTGATCGCCAACTCGAGGCCGTCGAGGTGGCAGTTGACGTTGGCTACTTCGACGTGCCTCGCGAGGCTGGCGTCCGCGATGTTGCCGACGAACTGGGCTGTGCGCCGAGTACGGCCGCGACGCTGCTTCAGAAGGCCCAGGCGCGGGTAATGAGACGCCTCACTGAACGGTACGGCCGGACAGCAGGGGACGTAAGCCCACATGTTCGTGCGCTTTTGTAA
- a CDS encoding NAD-dependent epimerase/dehydratase family protein, whose translation MRVLLIGGTGVISTGITRQLVDDGYEVVCLTRGETDADVPDSVEFVTGDRNDRDALERVASKVDPDCVIDMVCFTPEQAREAVDVFGGEIQQYIFCSTVDVYHRPLESNPATEDAPRESDVDAEPVSDYSANKAAAEDVFLEAHDGAESVHGTDSEGAFAVTIIRPWSTYGEGGAVFHTFGSDTYYLDRIREGEPIIVHGDGSSLWGPCHRDDVATAFVGAVGNETAYGEAYHATSEQTITWNQYYRRVAAAMDAPEPEFVHIPTEQLREAAPERTDMLEAHFQYSTVFDNTKAKRDLGFEYTIEFEDGIRRTIDALEDREGLESWDSANDDAIIEAWDKASGTFLERISSE comes from the coding sequence ATGCGCGTTTTACTTATCGGCGGCACCGGTGTCATCAGCACCGGCATCACCCGCCAACTGGTCGACGACGGCTACGAGGTCGTCTGTCTCACTCGCGGCGAAACCGACGCCGACGTTCCCGACAGCGTCGAGTTCGTCACCGGCGACCGCAACGACCGTGATGCGCTCGAGCGAGTCGCCAGCAAGGTCGACCCCGACTGCGTCATCGATATGGTCTGTTTCACGCCCGAGCAGGCGCGCGAGGCGGTCGATGTCTTCGGCGGCGAGATACAGCAGTACATCTTCTGCTCGACGGTCGACGTGTATCACCGCCCGCTCGAGTCCAATCCGGCGACCGAAGACGCCCCACGAGAATCAGACGTCGACGCCGAGCCGGTCAGCGACTACAGCGCGAACAAAGCCGCCGCGGAAGACGTCTTTCTCGAGGCTCACGACGGAGCCGAATCAGTCCACGGGACAGACTCCGAAGGCGCGTTCGCGGTGACGATTATCCGCCCGTGGAGCACCTACGGCGAGGGCGGCGCGGTCTTTCACACGTTCGGCAGCGACACCTACTACCTCGACCGAATTCGAGAGGGGGAGCCGATCATCGTCCACGGCGACGGCTCCTCGCTGTGGGGGCCGTGTCACCGTGACGACGTTGCGACGGCGTTCGTCGGTGCCGTCGGCAACGAAACCGCCTACGGCGAAGCCTATCACGCCACGAGCGAGCAGACTATCACCTGGAATCAGTACTATCGCCGCGTCGCGGCCGCGATGGACGCGCCCGAACCCGAGTTCGTCCACATTCCGACCGAGCAACTCCGCGAAGCCGCGCCCGAGCGCACCGACATGCTCGAGGCACACTTCCAGTACAGTACGGTCTTCGACAACACGAAGGCGAAACGCGACCTCGGCTTCGAGTACACCATCGAGTTCGAGGATGGGATTCGACGAACGATTGACGCGCTCGAGGACCGCGAGGGCCTCGAGTCGTGGGACAGCGCGAACGATGACGCGATTATCGAGGCGTGGGACAAGGCGAGCGGGACGTTTCTCGAGCGTATCAGTTCAGAATGA
- a CDS encoding Sec-independent protein translocase subunit TatA/TatB, whose protein sequence is MLSTTPLFVAPGGPEILLIVGIAILIFGAQKIPKLARSIGESTGEFKKGQAKVEQELEEIRPDTDLSADVNPDAGAAVDTETNS, encoded by the coding sequence GTGCTATCGACTACACCGCTGTTCGTGGCTCCTGGCGGGCCTGAGATCTTGCTGATCGTTGGGATCGCCATTTTGATATTTGGTGCACAGAAGATTCCGAAACTCGCTCGATCTATCGGCGAGTCGACTGGCGAATTCAAGAAAGGGCAGGCGAAGGTCGAACAGGAACTCGAGGAGATTCGACCGGACACTGATCTGAGCGCCGACGTGAACCCAGACGCCGGCGCTGCGGTCGACACTGAAACGAATTCGTAA
- a CDS encoding 50S ribosomal protein L15e, with protein MARSFYSHIKEAWKDPGDGKLGELQWQRKQDWRKEGAIERIERPTRLDKARELGYKAKQGIIVTRVSVRKGTARKQRHKAGRRSKRQGVNRIGRRKNIQRIGEERVSRKYPNLRVLNSYWVGEDGSQKWFEVILVDPEHPAIENDDDLNWICDSAHTNRAFRGLTNAGKANRGLNNRGKGAEKVRPSNNGGQGRAK; from the coding sequence ATGGCACGAAGCTTCTACTCCCACATCAAGGAGGCATGGAAGGACCCCGGCGACGGTAAGCTTGGGGAACTGCAGTGGCAGCGAAAACAGGACTGGCGCAAAGAAGGTGCAATCGAACGCATCGAGCGCCCAACGCGACTCGATAAGGCCCGTGAACTCGGCTACAAGGCCAAACAGGGCATCATCGTGACCCGCGTCTCGGTCCGTAAAGGGACCGCCCGAAAGCAGCGACATAAAGCAGGTCGGCGCTCCAAGCGCCAGGGTGTCAACCGCATCGGGCGGCGTAAGAACATCCAGCGCATCGGCGAAGAGCGCGTCTCGCGCAAGTATCCAAACCTGCGCGTACTCAACAGCTACTGGGTCGGTGAAGACGGCTCGCAGAAGTGGTTCGAAGTGATCCTCGTTGATCCCGAACACCCAGCAATCGAGAACGACGACGACCTCAACTGGATCTGCGACAGCGCACACACGAACCGTGCGTTCCGTGGCCTGACCAACGCTGGCAAGGCCAACCGCGGTCTCAACAACCGTGGCAAAGGCGCAGAGAAGGTCCGCCCGTCCAACAACGGCGGGCAGGGCCGCGCGAAGTAA
- a CDS encoding universal stress protein, producing MTSHILVPVDDSEHATQALEFACTEYPDADITALNILDPGDFYAATGIEGGSMANYDQIQKQQENQSENLLEQAKDQAAEFGHEIQTDHVVGSVSRSIVDYADETDVDHIIIGSHGRTGASRILLGSVAETVARRSPVPVTIVR from the coding sequence ATGACATCTCACATCCTCGTTCCAGTCGACGACTCAGAGCACGCAACCCAGGCCCTCGAGTTCGCCTGCACCGAGTACCCAGATGCCGATATCACGGCACTCAATATCCTTGACCCGGGCGATTTCTACGCTGCCACGGGCATCGAAGGCGGCTCGATGGCAAACTACGATCAGATCCAGAAACAGCAGGAAAACCAGTCCGAGAATCTCCTCGAGCAGGCGAAAGACCAGGCAGCCGAGTTTGGCCACGAGATCCAGACCGATCACGTCGTCGGCAGTGTCTCCCGGTCGATTGTCGATTACGCCGACGAGACAGATGTGGATCACATTATCATCGGCAGCCACGGGCGAACGGGTGCCAGCCGCATCTTGCTCGGCAGCGTTGCCGAAACGGTTGCTCGACGCTCGCCGGTGCCGGTGACGATTGTTCGCTAA
- a CDS encoding beta-galactosidase — MNLGVCYFPEHWPRERWETDIEAMAEAGLEYVRMAEFSWAAIEPERGEFDFEWLDEVVDLIGEYDMQAVLCTPTATPPKWLVDEHPEIRQETFDGTTLEFGSRRHYCFNSDAFREETDRIISEMAGRYADNPAVAGWQTDNEFGCHETVRCYCDDCEAAFREWVAEKYNSIEDLNESWGNRFWSQQYNAFDEIDAPGPTPDGHHPARLLEYARFSSDSVVDYNAFQADLLREIDADWFVTHNFMGHFSDLNAFDVSDDLEMVAWDSYPTGFVQEMSPEEPTVDELRAGNPDQLGLNHDLYRSARDRPFWVMEQQPGDINWPAQGTQPADGAMRLWAHHASAHGADGIVYFRWQRCLEGQEQYHAGLRKQDGSPDRGYHDATQAADELAAIGGEDGVDHVDAPVALLFDYDSCWALEEQPHAPDFDYWQLLESFHGALRARGVQVDVVPPTNDLEGYDAVVAPALHLVTDEITTRLEEYVEAGGELLLGPRTGVKDAYNKLRPALQPGPLTDLVGATVEQHDTLPERIETVVSPVDGDDSYGFRTWAEWLEADDADPLFTYEMDGIEDGHTAAVRNSVGDGTVVYCGVWPDADLADELVRPLLARADVDYTERLPDGLRINHRDGRTWVTNFTSDAYRLETGDDTDWLVGDSTIDAFDVAVADDDLSDEFGVEPLE, encoded by the coding sequence ATGAACCTCGGCGTCTGTTACTTTCCGGAACACTGGCCGCGCGAGCGCTGGGAAACCGATATCGAAGCGATGGCCGAAGCTGGCCTCGAGTACGTCCGCATGGCGGAGTTCTCGTGGGCCGCCATCGAACCCGAACGCGGCGAGTTCGACTTCGAGTGGCTCGACGAGGTCGTCGACCTAATCGGCGAGTACGACATGCAGGCAGTCCTCTGTACGCCGACTGCGACCCCGCCGAAATGGCTCGTCGACGAACACCCAGAAATTCGACAGGAAACGTTCGACGGCACCACCCTCGAGTTCGGCAGTCGCCGTCACTACTGTTTCAACTCAGATGCGTTCCGCGAGGAGACCGACCGAATCATCAGCGAGATGGCCGGCCGCTACGCCGACAATCCCGCCGTCGCGGGCTGGCAAACCGACAACGAGTTCGGCTGTCACGAGACCGTTCGGTGTTACTGTGACGACTGCGAAGCGGCCTTTCGGGAGTGGGTCGCCGAGAAGTACAACTCCATCGAAGACCTCAACGAATCGTGGGGCAATCGCTTCTGGAGCCAGCAGTACAACGCCTTCGACGAGATTGACGCACCGGGTCCGACACCGGACGGCCACCATCCCGCACGCCTCCTCGAGTACGCCCGCTTTTCGAGCGATTCGGTCGTCGACTACAACGCATTCCAGGCCGACCTACTCCGCGAGATCGACGCCGACTGGTTCGTCACCCACAACTTCATGGGTCACTTCTCGGACCTGAACGCATTCGACGTCAGCGACGACCTCGAGATGGTCGCGTGGGACTCCTATCCGACCGGCTTCGTCCAGGAGATGTCCCCCGAGGAGCCAACGGTCGACGAACTGCGCGCCGGCAACCCCGACCAACTCGGGCTGAATCACGACCTCTATCGCAGCGCGCGTGATCGCCCGTTCTGGGTCATGGAACAACAGCCCGGCGACATCAACTGGCCCGCACAGGGCACCCAGCCAGCCGACGGCGCGATGCGACTCTGGGCCCACCACGCGAGCGCCCACGGCGCAGACGGCATCGTCTACTTCCGCTGGCAACGCTGTCTCGAGGGCCAAGAGCAGTACCACGCGGGCCTGCGCAAACAGGACGGCTCGCCGGATCGCGGCTATCACGACGCCACGCAGGCTGCAGACGAACTCGCTGCAATCGGCGGCGAGGACGGCGTCGACCACGTCGACGCACCCGTTGCCCTCCTGTTCGACTACGACAGTTGCTGGGCGCTCGAGGAGCAACCCCACGCACCCGATTTCGACTACTGGCAACTGCTCGAGTCGTTCCACGGCGCGCTTCGGGCACGCGGCGTGCAGGTCGATGTCGTTCCACCGACTAACGACCTCGAGGGATACGACGCCGTCGTCGCACCCGCGCTCCATCTCGTCACCGATGAAATCACAACCCGCCTCGAGGAGTACGTCGAAGCCGGCGGCGAACTCCTTCTCGGCCCGCGAACCGGCGTGAAAGACGCATACAACAAACTTCGACCCGCGCTCCAGCCCGGCCCGCTGACCGATCTCGTCGGCGCGACCGTCGAGCAACACGACACGCTCCCCGAACGGATCGAGACCGTTGTCAGTCCCGTCGACGGCGACGACAGCTACGGCTTCCGCACCTGGGCCGAATGGCTCGAGGCCGACGACGCCGACCCCCTCTTCACCTACGAGATGGATGGCATCGAGGACGGCCATACGGCGGCCGTTCGAAACAGCGTCGGCGACGGAACCGTCGTCTACTGCGGCGTCTGGCCCGACGCTGATCTGGCTGACGAACTCGTTCGCCCGCTGCTCGCCCGTGCGGACGTCGACTACACCGAGCGACTCCCCGACGGCCTTCGTATCAACCACCGCGACGGGCGAACGTGGGTCACGAACTTCACGAGCGATGCCTACCGACTCGAGACTGGCGACGATACCGACTGGCTCGTCGGTGATTCGACCATCGATGCGTTCGACGTCGCCGTTGCAGACGACGACCTCAGCGATGAGTTCGGAGTCGAACCTCTCGAGTAA
- a CDS encoding phosphoribosyltransferase family protein, whose protein sequence is MNRAEKAALQLRAVDVLRMLKETRTYDELAETTGLPAGDLNRYVNGHVLPGTERAREVVEELGRDALAAELDERIRVDHEGYVDNSAAVFDQPFLDLVAPVVANGFEFDRPDVVLTAATDGITLAASLASYYGTRCAYAKKQKETAVEEFIEARQRLQSGIELTYYLPASAIEPGETVLVVDDLIRSGETQELLLDIIDTADAEVAGVFALIAAGDDGTDRARERTDAPIGALTTV, encoded by the coding sequence ATGAACAGAGCCGAGAAAGCAGCCCTGCAGTTGCGAGCGGTCGACGTGTTGCGGATGCTCAAAGAGACGCGAACGTACGACGAACTCGCCGAGACGACTGGGCTTCCTGCCGGCGATTTGAACCGGTACGTCAACGGCCACGTCCTCCCCGGCACCGAACGCGCACGCGAGGTTGTCGAAGAACTCGGTCGGGACGCGCTCGCGGCGGAACTCGACGAACGCATCCGCGTCGACCACGAGGGCTACGTCGATAACAGCGCGGCCGTCTTCGATCAGCCCTTCCTCGACCTCGTCGCGCCGGTCGTCGCGAACGGATTCGAGTTCGACCGCCCCGATGTCGTCCTCACCGCTGCGACCGACGGCATCACCCTCGCAGCCTCGCTTGCGAGTTACTACGGCACTCGCTGTGCCTACGCGAAAAAACAAAAAGAAACCGCCGTCGAGGAGTTCATCGAAGCCCGCCAGCGCCTCCAGTCCGGAATCGAACTTACCTACTATCTGCCTGCCTCCGCAATCGAACCCGGCGAAACCGTCCTCGTCGTCGACGATCTCATCCGCTCGGGCGAAACACAGGAACTCCTCCTCGATATTATCGACACCGCCGACGCAGAGGTCGCTGGCGTCTTCGCCCTCATTGCTGCCGGCGATGACGGCACTGACCGCGCTCGCGAGCGAACCGACGCACCAATTGGTGCGCTCACAACGGTCTAG